One stretch of Candidatus Nitrosotenuis cloacae DNA includes these proteins:
- a CDS encoding pyridoxal-phosphate-dependent aminotransferase family protein, protein MEYLVMLPGPTNVPERVMRAMITPMINHRSDDFVELYQDAVEKTQKVFKSSGEAVLLSASGTGAVEASVINIVKPGDKVIIPTNGEFSGRLAQMLEWAGAKVIKLESTPGTNATFDQVKEAFDNNKDVKAFYCVWNETSTGTMIKYLDKIKNLTARNDAFYVVDGVSIVGGEDLEMDKWGIDVAMTGAQKAFAAPPGISPIVVNERTKKYMNANPPKTMYFNLSRYFHYYEEAKHTPFTPALPLLYAYREAMNVILEEGLDNRIRRHRICSDALYSGLSAMGLSPFAKEDARSTVVVALNYLDGLEDKTFRNTLSDKFRVLVAGGFGNLKGKVFRVGCMGEVNRYHVMRTISSIGSTLEMMGYKTKQMEALKVADEKLKQL, encoded by the coding sequence ATGGAATATCTAGTCATGCTGCCTGGTCCAACCAACGTACCAGAGCGAGTAATGCGTGCAATGATCACGCCAATGATTAACCATAGAAGTGATGATTTCGTAGAATTATACCAAGACGCAGTTGAGAAAACACAAAAAGTTTTCAAAAGCAGCGGCGAGGCGGTCTTGCTTTCAGCATCCGGAACCGGTGCAGTAGAGGCAAGTGTAATCAATATTGTAAAGCCAGGAGACAAAGTAATCATTCCAACCAACGGTGAGTTCTCCGGCAGACTAGCGCAAATGCTAGAGTGGGCAGGCGCCAAAGTCATAAAACTAGAAAGCACGCCAGGAACAAACGCAACCTTTGATCAGGTAAAGGAGGCATTTGATAACAACAAGGATGTCAAGGCATTCTATTGCGTGTGGAACGAGACCTCAACTGGTACTATGATAAAATATTTGGATAAAATCAAGAACCTTACTGCAAGAAACGACGCATTCTATGTAGTGGATGGAGTTTCTATTGTCGGCGGCGAAGACCTTGAGATGGACAAGTGGGGAATCGACGTTGCAATGACTGGCGCTCAAAAAGCATTTGCAGCACCACCAGGAATCTCACCAATCGTTGTAAATGAGCGCACCAAAAAATACATGAACGCAAATCCGCCAAAGACAATGTACTTTAATTTATCAAGATACTTCCACTATTACGAAGAGGCAAAGCACACACCATTCACACCGGCCTTGCCACTACTATACGCATACAGAGAGGCAATGAACGTCATATTGGAAGAAGGCCTTGACAATAGAATCAGACGACACCGAATCTGCTCTGATGCATTGTATTCAGGTCTTTCAGCAATGGGACTATCTCCATTTGCAAAAGAAGACGCAAGATCAACTGTTGTAGTTGCACTAAACTATCTGGACGGACTTGAAGACAAGACCTTCCGAAACACACTATCAGACAAGTTCCGAGTTCTAGTAGCAGGCGGATTTGGAAATCTCAAGGGCAAGGTGTTCCGAGTTGGATGCATGGGTGAAGTCAACAGATACCACGTCATGAGAACAATCTCCTCAATTGGCTCCACACTAGAGATGATGGGATACAAGACCAAGCAGATGGAAGCCCTCAAAGTTGCCGACGAGAAGCTCAAACAGCTCTAA
- a CDS encoding peptidylprolyl isomerase, with amino-acid sequence MTFTKGSLILIDYTAKVKDSNEVVETTISEDAKKHNLFQENIKYQPKLVSVGESWVLKGLDDALAGAKAGDKLTVDVTPDKGFGERDAGKVRMIPLRKLGEDADKVTVGDTIEVDQKTGVVRFVGSGRVQVDFNHRLAGKTVVYDVNVIKALETNEDKITGILKRHMPVEDSKISSKLNGNALDVTIPEEIYGAESLRIIKHFIQMDAFKFVPTLEKINFIETYANKKAEKKEEAKPQAAAAAK; translated from the coding sequence TTGACATTTACTAAAGGCTCATTGATTTTAATCGATTATACTGCAAAGGTAAAGGACTCGAACGAAGTAGTAGAGACCACCATATCTGAGGATGCAAAAAAGCACAACCTATTCCAGGAAAACATCAAGTATCAGCCAAAACTGGTCTCAGTCGGAGAATCCTGGGTTCTAAAAGGACTAGATGATGCACTTGCAGGCGCAAAGGCAGGAGACAAGCTAACAGTTGATGTAACACCAGACAAGGGCTTTGGCGAGCGAGACGCAGGCAAGGTCAGAATGATTCCACTAAGAAAGCTAGGCGAGGATGCAGACAAGGTCACAGTGGGTGACACAATCGAGGTGGATCAAAAGACAGGTGTTGTAAGATTTGTCGGATCCGGCAGAGTTCAAGTTGATTTCAATCATAGATTAGCAGGAAAGACAGTAGTGTATGATGTCAATGTCATAAAAGCACTAGAGACAAACGAAGACAAAATCACAGGCATTCTAAAAAGACACATGCCGGTTGAGGATTCAAAGATATCATCCAAGCTAAATGGCAACGCATTAGATGTTACCATTCCAGAAGAGATCTATGGTGCAGAAAGCCTGAGAATTATCAAGCACTTTATCCAAATGGACGCCTTCAAGTTCGTCCCAACGCTGGAAAAGATCAACTTTATTGAAACATATGCCAACAAAAAGGCAGAAAAGAAAGAAGAAGCAAAACCGCAAGCAGCTGCTGCAGCAAAATAA
- a CDS encoding ribose-phosphate diphosphokinase, whose translation MSAITVIGGKASEDLARKLAKKLKASFVSTELRVFPDGESKITISSKPKKGKIIVVNSTYPPVDTNLLQTLSLIAKARQFSNQIICVIPYLGYARQDREFLPGEIVTLSVIAKLLSSAGASKVIVVDMHSMLGLNHFTIPVRNVSAVPELANHLKKMRLKNPLVVSPDLGGKERAKEFAKFYGTDYIALQKQRDRKTGKVQIMTGNLDEVKGRDLVLVDDMISTGGSIIKATQFLKKQKCGKVFVACTHALLIDNADQKIKKSGVSAIISANTIPGSTSVVDVSGVIAKAI comes from the coding sequence TTGTCAGCTATAACGGTAATTGGCGGAAAGGCATCTGAAGATCTAGCAAGAAAACTGGCAAAAAAGCTAAAGGCATCCTTTGTATCAACCGAACTGCGAGTCTTTCCAGACGGCGAAAGCAAGATAACAATTTCCTCAAAACCAAAAAAAGGCAAGATCATTGTAGTAAATTCCACATATCCACCAGTAGATACCAATCTATTGCAGACATTATCATTAATTGCAAAGGCAAGACAGTTCTCAAATCAGATAATCTGTGTGATTCCATACTTGGGCTATGCAAGACAAGACCGAGAGTTTCTCCCAGGAGAAATAGTCACATTATCTGTGATTGCCAAGCTGTTGTCATCTGCTGGCGCATCAAAGGTCATAGTGGTTGATATGCACAGTATGCTTGGGCTCAATCATTTCACCATACCGGTAAGAAACGTCTCTGCCGTGCCTGAGCTTGCGAATCATCTCAAAAAAATGAGGCTCAAGAACCCATTGGTTGTATCGCCAGACTTGGGGGGAAAGGAAAGAGCAAAGGAATTTGCAAAATTTTATGGTACTGACTATATCGCATTGCAAAAACAACGAGACAGAAAGACAGGCAAGGTCCAGATAATGACTGGTAATTTAGATGAAGTAAAGGGCCGAGACCTAGTTTTAGTTGATGATATGATAAGCACTGGTGGAAGCATAATCAAGGCGACACAATTTCTGAAAAAACAAAAGTGCGGCAAGGTCTTTGTCGCATGCACACATGCATTACTAATCGATAATGCAGATCAAAAGATCAAAAAGTCTGGCGTCTCTGCAATAATTTCTGCAAACACAATACCTGGCAGCACATCAGTGGTTGATGTCTCCGGAGTAATTGCAAAGGCAATCTAG
- a CDS encoding DNA methyltransferase, with product MPESFFLVSKEYPELAVDEVVTLVKMYDRFAKIKTISNLVIIQSTTPWEKIASRATFVKTAGQLLRKMSNVFFDEKNYSLLFGAKSFMCKAINLSDKPIDIPEIERSLGSMVSTFCNAKVSLEDPDVVIYLIFTEEENFFGFSTRFEPPKRPEKLTKFHHELDWKLTRAMINLAKINDEETVCDPFCGTGSTLLEAQSMGIKSVGIDFDAKMCKITQDNLKANGFHCEVFNQSYDYMTQIKDKYDGIVTDLPYGTASKVSEPPKKIMKKFISQIPKKAKFAIMCKKGLDDGIKLNLTKKYEIYRHKSLTRMILVK from the coding sequence ATGCCAGAGAGCTTTTTCCTAGTCTCAAAAGAATATCCAGAGCTTGCAGTGGATGAGGTAGTTACCCTGGTTAAGATGTACGACAGGTTTGCAAAAATAAAGACAATTTCTAATCTAGTCATAATACAGAGCACCACACCATGGGAAAAGATTGCAAGTCGGGCCACATTTGTCAAGACTGCCGGCCAATTACTGCGAAAAATGTCAAATGTCTTCTTTGATGAGAAAAATTACTCGCTCTTGTTTGGCGCAAAATCATTCATGTGCAAGGCAATCAATCTCTCAGACAAGCCAATTGACATACCAGAAATAGAGCGATCGCTTGGCAGCATGGTCTCTACTTTTTGCAATGCCAAGGTCTCGCTAGAAGATCCAGATGTTGTGATTTACTTGATATTTACAGAGGAGGAGAACTTTTTTGGATTCTCTACTAGATTTGAGCCTCCAAAGAGACCTGAAAAGCTGACCAAGTTCCATCATGAGCTGGACTGGAAGCTGACACGCGCCATGATAAATCTGGCAAAGATAAACGATGAGGAAACTGTATGTGATCCATTCTGTGGTACAGGCAGCACCCTACTGGAGGCCCAGTCCATGGGGATCAAATCCGTTGGAATCGACTTTGATGCAAAAATGTGCAAGATAACCCAGGACAACCTAAAGGCAAATGGATTTCATTGCGAGGTGTTTAACCAAAGCTACGACTACATGACGCAGATCAAGGACAAATACGACGGAATAGTAACAGATCTGCCATACGGCACGGCATCAAAGGTATCCGAGCCGCCAAAGAAAATTATGAAGAAATTCATCTCCCAGATTCCAAAGAAGGCAAAGTTTGCAATCATGTGCAAAAAGGGACTCGATGACGGCATAAAGTTGAATCTAACAAAAAAATATGAGATTTATCGCCACAAGAGCCTAACGAGGATGATTTTGGTAAAATGA
- the rnz gene encoding ribonuclease Z, with amino-acid sequence MKLVFLGTSAAQPTENRGLSCICLEREGEILMFDAGEGAQVSYLKSGLGWNKKMKIFVTHMHGDHCIGVLGLLQTMTLQHRTEPIEIYGPDGIEQFIGENIQILQFGLSFPVMITAVRPGLVCEEKTYSVFAEQAEHSVLAFSYLFAEKDKPGKFDREQAIKLGIPEGPLWHELQTGNEVKIGSNVFKPSQVVGEKRSGKKIGISGDTRPTKLLEEFFKNCDYLSFDCTFSHVLQEKAVETNHTTAKEAALLAKNANVSNLILTHFSARYKDESELLQEAKQVHGSVIAAKDLLEIEIK; translated from the coding sequence ATGAAGTTAGTATTTCTGGGAACATCGGCTGCACAACCAACCGAGAACAGAGGGTTATCATGCATTTGTCTGGAACGTGAAGGCGAGATCCTAATGTTTGATGCAGGAGAGGGTGCACAGGTGTCCTACCTCAAGTCAGGTCTTGGCTGGAACAAGAAGATGAAGATTTTTGTAACACACATGCATGGAGATCACTGCATCGGTGTTCTGGGTTTGCTCCAAACAATGACCTTACAGCACAGAACCGAGCCAATTGAGATCTACGGCCCAGATGGAATCGAACAATTCATTGGAGAAAACATTCAAATCTTGCAGTTTGGATTGTCATTCCCTGTCATGATTACTGCAGTAAGACCTGGTCTGGTATGTGAGGAAAAGACCTATTCCGTATTTGCAGAGCAGGCAGAGCACTCGGTTTTGGCATTTTCTTATTTATTTGCAGAAAAGGACAAGCCTGGCAAGTTCGACAGAGAACAAGCAATCAAGCTAGGCATACCAGAGGGCCCACTATGGCATGAATTACAAACAGGCAACGAAGTCAAGATTGGCTCTAATGTGTTCAAACCATCACAGGTAGTAGGTGAGAAAAGGTCTGGCAAGAAAATTGGGATCTCTGGAGATACAAGACCAACCAAACTACTGGAAGAGTTTTTCAAAAATTGTGACTATCTCTCGTTTGATTGCACATTTTCTCATGTATTGCAGGAAAAGGCAGTAGAGACAAACCACACTACAGCAAAAGAGGCAGCCCTTCTGGCAAAGAATGCAAATGTTTCCAATCTGATTCTGACTCATTTTTCTGCAAGATACAAGGATGAATCAGAATTACTACAGGAAGCAAAGCAAGTTCATGGCTCTGTCATTGCAGCAAAAGACCTGCTGGAAATAGAAATAAAATAA
- a CDS encoding SIR2 family NAD-dependent protein deacylase, with protein MFDSLARQIKDAQKIVFVTGAGISQESGIPTFRGKEGLWRKYDPMQLATIDAFYENPGLVWEWYEERRKNILAANPNRGHFAIAELAKHKDVIILTQNIDGLHQRAGSKKVLELHGSIIRIKCTSCDFNDNITKSFEELPPKCKCGKILRPDVVWFGEGLPQDVWSDAITHAQSCDVMIIAGTSLVVSPANTLPLYAKQNGAVLIEVNPEKTVMSSDMDLSVREKSAIALPELVSIIQK; from the coding sequence ATGTTTGATTCACTAGCTCGACAAATCAAAGATGCACAAAAAATTGTCTTTGTCACAGGTGCTGGCATTTCTCAGGAAAGCGGTATTCCAACGTTTAGGGGAAAGGAGGGCCTCTGGAGAAAATACGATCCGATGCAGCTTGCAACAATTGATGCGTTTTATGAAAATCCGGGCCTAGTCTGGGAGTGGTATGAGGAAAGAAGAAAAAATATTTTGGCAGCAAACCCAAACCGGGGTCATTTTGCAATAGCCGAGCTTGCAAAGCACAAGGATGTGATCATACTGACTCAAAACATTGACGGATTGCACCAAAGAGCAGGCAGTAAAAAAGTTCTAGAGTTGCACGGAAGCATAATTCGAATCAAATGCACCAGCTGTGACTTTAATGATAATATCACCAAATCCTTTGAGGAATTACCGCCAAAATGCAAGTGTGGCAAGATTCTGAGGCCCGATGTGGTCTGGTTTGGCGAAGGGTTGCCTCAAGATGTATGGTCTGATGCCATTACTCACGCACAAAGCTGCGATGTCATGATAATTGCAGGTACCTCACTGGTGGTCTCACCAGCAAACACCCTGCCATTGTATGCAAAGCAAAATGGCGCCGTATTAATCGAGGTAAATCCGGAAAAGACAGTCATGTCATCCGATATGGATCTCTCGGTTCGGGAAAAATCTGCCATTGCATTGCCAGAACTAGTATCTATAATACAAAAATGA